In a genomic window of Siniperca chuatsi isolate FFG_IHB_CAS linkage group LG1, ASM2008510v1, whole genome shotgun sequence:
- the cep89 gene encoding centrosomal protein of 89 kDa isoform X6: protein MLKFSFRREKDKEFKHIAHGLIPAASIAPKPAVPRTPPPRSPNPSPERPRSALAAAILSSSLTGQTWAIPPAWPRSFSESGQSESFISEPNISRALYTRDRWSEDLASRPRLSSPDHSEEELEDKEKEVENEEDREEHVYQTLDRQENCSITEPVYALPLKPKTSTPQPTQMAGRRVPSPGTDFTPMGDGWTLVLADFTEETNVKYPEASCDASKKKASFTKSPGRRRGDVPCRSALPIQTTDHPSQPSQAKNPKHPHQLSPEPSKVYSEVQSEVQSEVVQALPEKNTRMVDEQKLLEERLQRLEQEISHSQASSNLRSSAGSQAELQNLRQHAQELVDENDALKCTVHRLNVELSRYQTRFRPLSKQELDMKYLSPLLLAYEDRMNEKDALLQTTEEEVKRLHVHVEEVIKENERLHDEIAKIGGVSQKDCHQLQQQAFLVLQENQVLIDQLKAQHVKAKASHSRHHSEVSKVTKQLMLLEVEKQRLQEDLEESRREVQKNMREVQILQARLKDAITWDEHCSIAGKLRGQLEQQESRNKSEMDKLLFRLSSLQEENRSLALDKANLTADIKRVEAELELTKQGNRKAERRMSVLKRQKEECVLKEEKTRHYMGAVISVAEHISQERDQLLQMASVLHQEKQAFISRILNGTVRFGKLQEEVKLTGAAELDEPLKLTASGD from the exons ATGTTAaaattcagcttcaggagggagaaagacaagGAGTTT aaGCATATAGCTCATGGTTTGATCCCTGCTGCCTCCATTGCTCCCAAGCCTGCTGTGCCTCGTACCCCGCCCCCACGCAGCCCAAACCCCTCACCTGAGAGACCCAG ATCGGCCCTAGCAGCAGCCATCTTGTCTTCTTCGCTCACTGGACAGACATGGGCCATCCCCCCTGCCTGGCCGAGGTCTTTCTCTGAGAGTGGCCAATCAGAGTCCTTCATATCTGAACCAAACATCAGCAGAGCACTTTACACCAG AGACAGATGGTCAGAAGACTTGGCTAGCCGGCCACGCCTGTCCTCCCCTGACCACTCAGAGGAGGAGTTGGAAGACAAGGAAAAGGAGGTGGAGAATGAAGAGGACAGGGAAGAACATGTTTACCAGACTCTGGACAGACAGGAGAATTGTTCAATCACAGAACCTGTCTATGCCCTGCCGCTAAAACCTAAG ACCAGTACACCCCAGCCGACTCAGATGGCTGGCAGAAGAGTGCCTTCTCCAGGTACTGACTTCACACCAATGGGAGATGGGTGGACACTGGTATTGGCAG ATTTCACTGAGGAAACCAATGTCAAGTATCCTGAAGCCAGCTGTGATGCTTCCAAGAAGAAAGCCTCTTTCACAAAGAGCCCTGGAAGACGAAGAGGAGATGTGCCATGTAGGT CCGCTCTACCCATCCAAACCACCGACCATCCCAGCCAACCCAGCCAAgccaaaaacccaaaacaccCCCACCAGCTGTCTCCAGAGCCCAGCAAGGTGTACAGTGAAGTGCAGAGCGAGGTGCAGAGTGAGGTAGTGCAGGCCCTGCCAGAGAAGAACACAAGGATGGTAGATGAACAAAAGCTACTGGAGGAGAGACTGCAACGGCTGGAACAGGAGATCAGTCACAGCCAAGCCTCCTCAAACCTGAGGTCATCTGCAG GCAGCCAGGCAGAGCTACAGAATTTGAGGCAACAtgctcaggagctggtggatgaAAATGACGCCCTCAAATGTACAGTTCACCGTCTGAATGTGGAGCTAAGCCGCTATCAAACCCGCTTCAGACCATTGTCCAAACAGGAG CTGGACATGAAGTATttatctcctctgctgctggccTATGAAGACAGGATGAATGAGAAAGATGCACTTCTGCAAACCACTGag gaagaggtgaagaggtTGCATGTTCATGTAGAGGAGGTCatcaaagaaaatgagagactCCATGATGAAATTGCAAAGATCGGAGGGGTCAGCCAGAAGGACTG TCATCAACTACAACAACAGGCCTTCCTGGTTTTGCAGGAGAACCAGGTTCTGATTGATCAGCTCAAGGCTCAGCATGTTAAGGCCAAGGCCAGCCACAGCAGACACCATTCTGAAG TTTCCAAGGTGACTAAGCAGCTGATGTTGTTAGAGGTGGAAAAGCAGCGTTTGCAGGAGGACCTGGaagagagcaggagggaggtGCAGAAAAATATGAGAGAGGTACAAATTCTGCAGGCCCGCCTGAAGGATGCCATCACCTGGGACGAACACTGCAGCATTGCTGGGAAACTCAGAGG GCAAttggagcagcaggagagtAGGAATAAGAGTGAGATGGACAAGTTGCTTTTCAGATTGTCCAGCCTGCAGGAGGAGAATAGGAGTCTGGCTTTGGACAAAGCCAACCTGACTGCTGATATAAAGAGAGTGGAGGCTGAGCTGGAGCTCACCAAACAAGGCAACAG GAAGGCTGAGAGGAGGATGAGTGTATTGAAGCGACAGAAGGAAGAGTGTGTgttgaaagaggaaaagacTCGGCATTACATGGGAGCTGTCATTTCTGTGGCGGAGCACATTTCACAGGAGAGAGACCAACTATTACAGATG GCTTCTGTTCTTCATCAGGAAAAGCAGGCATTCATCAGCAGGATTCTGAATGGCACAGTTCGCTTCGGGAAACTACAGGAAGAAGTCAAA CTCACGGGGGCTGCTGAACTTGATGAGCCGCTCAAACTCACAGCATCAGGTGATTGA
- the cep89 gene encoding centrosomal protein of 89 kDa isoform X7: MLKFSFRREKDKEFKHIAHGLIPAASIAPKPAVPRTPPPRSPNPSPERPRSALAAAILSSSLTGQTWAIPPAWPRSFSESGQSESFISEPNISRALYTRDRWSEDLASRPRLSSPDHSEEELEDKEKEVENEEDREEHVYQTLDRQENCSITEPVYALPLKPKTSTPQPTQMAGRRVPSPGTDFTPMGDGWTLVLADFTEETNVKYPEASCDASKKKASFTKSPGRRRGDVPCRSALPIQTTDHPSQPSQAKNPKHPHQLSPEPSKVYSEVQSEVQSEVVQALPEKNTRMVDEQKLLEERLQRLEQEISHSQASSNLRSSAGSQAELQNLRQHAQELVDENDALKCTVHRLNVELSRYQTRFRPLSKQELDMKYLSPLLLAYEDRMNEKDALLQTTEEEVKRLHVHVEEVIKENERLHDEIAKIGGVSQKDCHQLQQQAFLVLQENQVLIDQLKAQHVKAKASHSRHHSEVSKVTKQLMLLEVEKQRLQEDLEESRREVQKNMREVQILQARLKDAITWDEHCSIAGKLRGQLEQQESRNKSEMDKLLFRLSSLQEENRSLALDKANLTADIKRVEAELELTKQGNRKAERRMSVLKRQKEECVLKEEKTRHYMGAVISVAEHISQERDQLLQMISNPPSSLSTSPGFCSSSGKAGIHQQDSEWHSSLRETTGRSQTHGGC; this comes from the exons ATGTTAaaattcagcttcaggagggagaaagacaagGAGTTT aaGCATATAGCTCATGGTTTGATCCCTGCTGCCTCCATTGCTCCCAAGCCTGCTGTGCCTCGTACCCCGCCCCCACGCAGCCCAAACCCCTCACCTGAGAGACCCAG ATCGGCCCTAGCAGCAGCCATCTTGTCTTCTTCGCTCACTGGACAGACATGGGCCATCCCCCCTGCCTGGCCGAGGTCTTTCTCTGAGAGTGGCCAATCAGAGTCCTTCATATCTGAACCAAACATCAGCAGAGCACTTTACACCAG AGACAGATGGTCAGAAGACTTGGCTAGCCGGCCACGCCTGTCCTCCCCTGACCACTCAGAGGAGGAGTTGGAAGACAAGGAAAAGGAGGTGGAGAATGAAGAGGACAGGGAAGAACATGTTTACCAGACTCTGGACAGACAGGAGAATTGTTCAATCACAGAACCTGTCTATGCCCTGCCGCTAAAACCTAAG ACCAGTACACCCCAGCCGACTCAGATGGCTGGCAGAAGAGTGCCTTCTCCAGGTACTGACTTCACACCAATGGGAGATGGGTGGACACTGGTATTGGCAG ATTTCACTGAGGAAACCAATGTCAAGTATCCTGAAGCCAGCTGTGATGCTTCCAAGAAGAAAGCCTCTTTCACAAAGAGCCCTGGAAGACGAAGAGGAGATGTGCCATGTAGGT CCGCTCTACCCATCCAAACCACCGACCATCCCAGCCAACCCAGCCAAgccaaaaacccaaaacaccCCCACCAGCTGTCTCCAGAGCCCAGCAAGGTGTACAGTGAAGTGCAGAGCGAGGTGCAGAGTGAGGTAGTGCAGGCCCTGCCAGAGAAGAACACAAGGATGGTAGATGAACAAAAGCTACTGGAGGAGAGACTGCAACGGCTGGAACAGGAGATCAGTCACAGCCAAGCCTCCTCAAACCTGAGGTCATCTGCAG GCAGCCAGGCAGAGCTACAGAATTTGAGGCAACAtgctcaggagctggtggatgaAAATGACGCCCTCAAATGTACAGTTCACCGTCTGAATGTGGAGCTAAGCCGCTATCAAACCCGCTTCAGACCATTGTCCAAACAGGAG CTGGACATGAAGTATttatctcctctgctgctggccTATGAAGACAGGATGAATGAGAAAGATGCACTTCTGCAAACCACTGag gaagaggtgaagaggtTGCATGTTCATGTAGAGGAGGTCatcaaagaaaatgagagactCCATGATGAAATTGCAAAGATCGGAGGGGTCAGCCAGAAGGACTG TCATCAACTACAACAACAGGCCTTCCTGGTTTTGCAGGAGAACCAGGTTCTGATTGATCAGCTCAAGGCTCAGCATGTTAAGGCCAAGGCCAGCCACAGCAGACACCATTCTGAAG TTTCCAAGGTGACTAAGCAGCTGATGTTGTTAGAGGTGGAAAAGCAGCGTTTGCAGGAGGACCTGGaagagagcaggagggaggtGCAGAAAAATATGAGAGAGGTACAAATTCTGCAGGCCCGCCTGAAGGATGCCATCACCTGGGACGAACACTGCAGCATTGCTGGGAAACTCAGAGG GCAAttggagcagcaggagagtAGGAATAAGAGTGAGATGGACAAGTTGCTTTTCAGATTGTCCAGCCTGCAGGAGGAGAATAGGAGTCTGGCTTTGGACAAAGCCAACCTGACTGCTGATATAAAGAGAGTGGAGGCTGAGCTGGAGCTCACCAAACAAGGCAACAG GAAGGCTGAGAGGAGGATGAGTGTATTGAAGCGACAGAAGGAAGAGTGTGTgttgaaagaggaaaagacTCGGCATTACATGGGAGCTGTCATTTCTGTGGCGGAGCACATTTCACAGGAGAGAGACCAACTATTACAGATG ATCAGTAATCCCCCGTCTTCCCTCTCTACCTCCCCAGGCTTCTGTTCTTCATCAGGAAAAGCAGGCATTCATCAGCAGGATTCTGAATGGCACAGTTCGCTTCGGGAAACTACAGGAAGAAGTCAAA CTCACGGGGGCTGCTGA
- the cep89 gene encoding centrosomal protein of 89 kDa isoform X5, translating into MLKFSFRREKDKEFKHIAHGLIPAASIAPKPAVPRTPPPRSPNPSPERPRSALAAAILSSSLTGQTWAIPPAWPRSFSESGQSESFISEPNISRALYTRDRWSEDLASRPRLSSPDHSEEELEDKEKEVENEEDREEHVYQTLDRQENCSITEPVYALPLKPKTSTPQPTQMAGRRVPSPGTDFTPMGDGWTLVLADFTEETNVKYPEASCDASKKKASFTKSPGRRRGDVPCRSALPIQTTDHPSQPSQAKNPKHPHQLSPEPSKVYSEVQSEVQSEVVQALPEKNTRMVDEQKLLEERLQRLEQEISHSQASSNLRSSAGSQAELQNLRQHAQELVDENDALKCTVHRLNVELSRYQTRFRPLSKQELDMKYLSPLLLAYEDRMNEKDALLQTTEEEVKRLHVHVEEVIKENERLHDEIAKIGGVSQKDCHQLQQQAFLVLQENQVLIDQLKAQHVKAKASHSRHHSEVSKVTKQLMLLEVEKQRLQEDLEESRREVQKNMREVQILQARLKDAITWDEHCSIAGKLRGQLEQQESRNKSEMDKLLFRLSSLQEENRSLALDKANLTADIKRVEAELELTKQGNRKAERRMSVLKRQKEECVLKEEKTRHYMGAVISVAEHISQERDQLLQMISNPPSSLSTSPGFCSSSGKAGIHQQDSEWHSSLRETTGRSQSVPEADVNQTGSVGGGSGGEDSFLPEGDPSPAEAAKRKTGG; encoded by the exons ATGTTAaaattcagcttcaggagggagaaagacaagGAGTTT aaGCATATAGCTCATGGTTTGATCCCTGCTGCCTCCATTGCTCCCAAGCCTGCTGTGCCTCGTACCCCGCCCCCACGCAGCCCAAACCCCTCACCTGAGAGACCCAG ATCGGCCCTAGCAGCAGCCATCTTGTCTTCTTCGCTCACTGGACAGACATGGGCCATCCCCCCTGCCTGGCCGAGGTCTTTCTCTGAGAGTGGCCAATCAGAGTCCTTCATATCTGAACCAAACATCAGCAGAGCACTTTACACCAG AGACAGATGGTCAGAAGACTTGGCTAGCCGGCCACGCCTGTCCTCCCCTGACCACTCAGAGGAGGAGTTGGAAGACAAGGAAAAGGAGGTGGAGAATGAAGAGGACAGGGAAGAACATGTTTACCAGACTCTGGACAGACAGGAGAATTGTTCAATCACAGAACCTGTCTATGCCCTGCCGCTAAAACCTAAG ACCAGTACACCCCAGCCGACTCAGATGGCTGGCAGAAGAGTGCCTTCTCCAGGTACTGACTTCACACCAATGGGAGATGGGTGGACACTGGTATTGGCAG ATTTCACTGAGGAAACCAATGTCAAGTATCCTGAAGCCAGCTGTGATGCTTCCAAGAAGAAAGCCTCTTTCACAAAGAGCCCTGGAAGACGAAGAGGAGATGTGCCATGTAGGT CCGCTCTACCCATCCAAACCACCGACCATCCCAGCCAACCCAGCCAAgccaaaaacccaaaacaccCCCACCAGCTGTCTCCAGAGCCCAGCAAGGTGTACAGTGAAGTGCAGAGCGAGGTGCAGAGTGAGGTAGTGCAGGCCCTGCCAGAGAAGAACACAAGGATGGTAGATGAACAAAAGCTACTGGAGGAGAGACTGCAACGGCTGGAACAGGAGATCAGTCACAGCCAAGCCTCCTCAAACCTGAGGTCATCTGCAG GCAGCCAGGCAGAGCTACAGAATTTGAGGCAACAtgctcaggagctggtggatgaAAATGACGCCCTCAAATGTACAGTTCACCGTCTGAATGTGGAGCTAAGCCGCTATCAAACCCGCTTCAGACCATTGTCCAAACAGGAG CTGGACATGAAGTATttatctcctctgctgctggccTATGAAGACAGGATGAATGAGAAAGATGCACTTCTGCAAACCACTGag gaagaggtgaagaggtTGCATGTTCATGTAGAGGAGGTCatcaaagaaaatgagagactCCATGATGAAATTGCAAAGATCGGAGGGGTCAGCCAGAAGGACTG TCATCAACTACAACAACAGGCCTTCCTGGTTTTGCAGGAGAACCAGGTTCTGATTGATCAGCTCAAGGCTCAGCATGTTAAGGCCAAGGCCAGCCACAGCAGACACCATTCTGAAG TTTCCAAGGTGACTAAGCAGCTGATGTTGTTAGAGGTGGAAAAGCAGCGTTTGCAGGAGGACCTGGaagagagcaggagggaggtGCAGAAAAATATGAGAGAGGTACAAATTCTGCAGGCCCGCCTGAAGGATGCCATCACCTGGGACGAACACTGCAGCATTGCTGGGAAACTCAGAGG GCAAttggagcagcaggagagtAGGAATAAGAGTGAGATGGACAAGTTGCTTTTCAGATTGTCCAGCCTGCAGGAGGAGAATAGGAGTCTGGCTTTGGACAAAGCCAACCTGACTGCTGATATAAAGAGAGTGGAGGCTGAGCTGGAGCTCACCAAACAAGGCAACAG GAAGGCTGAGAGGAGGATGAGTGTATTGAAGCGACAGAAGGAAGAGTGTGTgttgaaagaggaaaagacTCGGCATTACATGGGAGCTGTCATTTCTGTGGCGGAGCACATTTCACAGGAGAGAGACCAACTATTACAGATG ATCAGTAATCCCCCGTCTTCCCTCTCTACCTCCCCAGGCTTCTGTTCTTCATCAGGAAAAGCAGGCATTCATCAGCAGGATTCTGAATGGCACAGTTCGCTTCGGGAAACTACAGGAAGAAGTCAAA